AATAGGCTGAACGGTTCAGCAAATCAGCTCGCTGGACACGTCCCATGTCAGCCCGTCAAAGACTCAGCAGCTGCGGTGCAGGTGGGAGTCTTAAAGTGCGTGTTTGCACAGAACCGGCGATATCTCCCAGACAAGGGCCCAGAAACCTATGCGGGGTTTGATAGTGACCGGTGGTGCCTGGTACAGAGCGCAGTGACGGTTCATAACCGTTGTTGGGTCAGTATGACTCGCAGCGATACGTGCACGGCAGGGGGGTTCGCCTGGGACAAAGAGGAGAAAGTCAAGAAGGTACGCGAAGCCGACCCAACAGGAAGGTCTGGGCCTGTGTGTAGCCCGGCTAAGACTCGTGTAAAAATGTAAGACGAGCCAGTAAAGGATTGTACATCGCTTGTTGCGAGCTTGTGGACAATAAGAGTGTCCTAAATGAACGTTCTGACTTTACGGGCCTTGTTCTGTAGAAGGTCTGTTTAATGTTGGACGTTTTGAAGCTTCATGGTAATTGCTTCGATACGTGACAAAATACCACTCCGACCAGTTTAAGACGTTGCTAGCAATTTGGCAATGTGCTATTGAACATGACTGACCGTGCTTCTAAATTGGTGCAGTAAATTCATTGGTTCATGAATTTACCGTTGTTACCATCTTTACAAGGTACATAGAAGGCAAACGGACGATGTCTTACGGCACTGCCGCGGCGAGGTAGGCATACAATGGCCGCCTGGCGGCAACGCGTCGTAATCACGTTGtcgatgaatattttatttatttgttccaACACTAAACCATACCGATACTTTCTGTGAATGGTTTCTtcatcagaaatgtttatagaatGCAATCCTCTATAGTAAATTCCTGCTAAATAAAAGAtctttcataaaaatacaaaaatagcgcGTATAAACTACCTACGGCacctctttttcaaactttgacaaacacttacaaatattaaaaatcatcaaaaaatgTAATTGTTCATACAGACGTATAGAGGAAAGTCTCCTCTAACTTTTGACATAAACCTGAACTTCCTTGCATTTTTAGTTTTCATGTAATACTGCATTTTTTCCCAAAACCacacattttcacaaaaatgcctgtttctcaaaaactgtacgtataggagcaaaacggtttgcagattcgtaatcagtgaaCAAAAACCTATAAGAATCACGTAATGGATATTACAGATCAAAAATCGTGTTGTACCGTGTTATCGGACAACAAAATTGGACTTTCTAACATGATGACGCTCCGATACATTTCGCACGTTTTATAAAAGATTGGTTCAAGAGCAATAACATCGAAGTGCTCAGTTGGCCAGCATTGTCTCCTGATctaaatatcatggaaaatgtATGGGGATGGCTTTCCAGACAAATCTACGCAGGTGGTAAGCAGTATGAAAATCGTGCGGTCCTTGTCAATGGTATAAAGACAGCATGGTCCACAATTCAACAATCGTACTTACATTCTCTTTATGATTCGCTTCCACGTCGAATTTTTGAAGTAATAAACAAGAACGGCAAACatactaaatattaattaaaggaaTATCGAGGTAtaaatgtattattaattacttttcGAGATGAGGCTATTCATGTGAAGATGGATAACTGAAAATTGATACAAAAAATGgtgaaagaataaaagaaaataacaataaatgaattaacttcaaatattaatttattataatcattaaacAGAAGAAAGACAAAAACATTATATTATTAGGTCTTCAGATAtcgttaattaatcatttttagttGTCACGGCACTGCACCAACTCCATTAAAATATTCACAATACTCGTTTATTGCGTGTCTTGCTGGATTATGTGCAAACCGATCTGCATGTACATTTGTTAATCCCCGTGTGATTTGTCTCCAATGACCCGAGATAATTTGTCCAAACTCTGTATCTTCTCTGTCTACAATTTCTTGAGGCCAATAATTTTCATCTTTGCATGTTCGAAGCCAATTGTGCAAGGAACATGcagcaaatataattttttcaacctTTTCTGGTTGAAGTTTAATATCGTTTTCAAATATTCTAAACGTCGCTGTCAAAATACCAAACGCATTTTCAACAACGCGTCTGGCTCTGCTAAGTCGATAATTGCAAACTTTTTCCGAGATACTtaaatctcttttttttaaggCTTCATTATTCGGGTTGCCAACGAGAATGCATCATCCGCAACTATTATTCCATTTTCCAGAATATTCAGACTGTTTTCGGTGAGTGCTGTGTAAAAGCTAGAATTCCAAAAAATTTCACCATCTGAAAAGCGACCTTTATAGATCTGAAAAGCGATCTATATGTAAATCGATAGTCATCGTCCACAAgcgccattagtactatactgtACTTtcctttataattataataatctgATCCACTACTAATGGGCAAACTTATATTTATATGTTTTCCATCTAAAGTGCCAATTACATTTGGAAAATTCCAACGATGTTCGCGCTGAATACGCTCCCATTTCTCAAACGTAGAGGGTACCTGTAATAAGGTAACATATTAAACATAataagaatatatatttttcatttttagattGTTGATCACACAAATGTTACTGAAGACGACGAATGAAACCAAATAAAAAACGTTTCAAATCATACTACAATTGTTGATCTAAGAGCATCAAAGTAAATAGATAATAATGTTTTGGAGGAACCAATAACCCAAGCTGGGACTATGTTTCAGCAACAATCAACGAGCCATGAATCAACTATTTACTCACAACCAACATTTTCTGGACACTCTAGTTcaagaaacaaaaaaagaaaaagggatagTGACGAATCTgatgaaaaatttctatcatCAGCTCTACATAGATTGGAAGCTATTTCAGTCAATGCAATTGCGACGTCGAAAAAAACCGAATTTGATATATTCGGACAAAGCGTTGCTGCGCAATTAAATAATATGCCGTTGGAAATCCAACAGTTAATTACTAGAAAGCGTATAAATTATCGTATGCAGCTATTAAACAGACAATTACAGCGAAATAGTAATAAGAGCCCTTCTCAAAACACATTTCACAGTCATTCTCCCATTCCTAATTATGTAATGAGCAACACACCAGGAACTGCCAGCACTACTTCCAATTTTTCTCAAGATTCTATCGATGATTCTATATCCTATTttcaattactttaattttatatatttgttaGCGTTAGGGCGTTTTTCAAAGCTGAGAAACGTGTCGGGGTCGTATACGTGTCTCATTGTCAGAGGTCACTTGGtggtgaaaataaatatttcctcTCTAGGAAATTAGAGAGGATGGCCGATGCAGCTGCAATTAGGATCGGTGACATCTACGAGTTGCGGATGTTATGTTTACGGCTTGATAGCGAGGAGTTTGGTTGCCGATTGCCGAAGAAGGAGCGTGTGGCCGATGATCTAAAGTCATGGTGCCGCATGGCACGTGTGAAGAGATAAGGGTGTTCttgaaggatctggccacagaGTGGGGAAGATGTTTCATCTTTTGGTAAGAGGACCATGAGAGACGGCATGCGACTTACCCCAGAACCGTCGAACGGGATCGATCGATTTTTAGACAAATTTCTAACATatttatcaaaatgttaagaaatattaaaatattaatgttatttatatcataatattcataaaataaaacagtaCATAAATATTATcctatattttttatacttacCTGTAAATATTCTTTCAAAACTGTTGTCAAGGCATCACAAACTTCAATTTGGTACAATACCAATATAGTAAAATACTTGCCACTCGAAACAGATATATCAAACTACTAAATGAGTCACCCGAACATAAATATCGTAAAGTAATTTCTAATTTGAGTTTTGATGACAGAGGTTCACGCATATTTGTACACTTTTTTTCAATAAGTGGGTGCactttttgcaataaaacatCAAATTGGTCTGGACTAAGTCTAAATATGTTTCGAAATGCAGCCACATCTTCGTTTCGCAATTCTTTCACTAATTGATCAGAAGCTCCAAAATATCTGCGTCTATCGATCCAGTTTTTTACCCacactccttttttttctttttttttcttcttcgtttgtattaactttttaattatataatcaCTCAACATGACGCTAACTACAGCAACACCTTCATTCACAGAGTCCATTTTGAGTACTAAGCTCGAAACGCATTGGAACATCCGATTTATTTCTTGAACCGTATTAACACCTTCACGCATGCAAGTTTCGATGTGCGAGCCTCGCACCGTGTACATCGgccattacgttttttgcaaaaaaatcgttagcaatgaaaaaatgcaaaatgtttttttaacaggACCAATTGGAGATTATACTCTACAAGACACAAAaatttcgttccgattggttcatccgtctcggagtaattggtgaacatacataaagaaaaaaaaaatatacacatcgaattgagtatcctcctccttttcgaagtcctGTGCTACTGAACCTTTCCTCAGGAGATTCGTTCGTTAAACGCTTTGCGGATTAATTCGATACGATGTGACCGTTCCTCAATAGATTCGTTtgctaaacgcctgcggattaatccgatacgacgtgaccgttcctcggcagattcattctttaaacgattaaaaattttccatAGCCGACGTTTTTTTTCATCTGTCTTAACGCCGGCGCTGTGCCTCTGCGGTTCTTTTACGTTTTTTAGAAAGACGTAATTGTTTGACATCGTCCGATTCATTTGCACAACTCTTTCTCATACGAGATGCATTTTTCATAGGTCTACCCATAATTacatatgtacagggtgttcgacaacaggtgggcaaaattttaagggttgattctagggatcaaaataagacgaaaatcaaaaataacgaaatagcgtttgcggctttgttttccagtaattaacgtttaaaaattcgagtaaaaagcgcctgaaacctgcaacccgcccagcaccgacgactgaacgccagatcagcaggggaaggtacagtcataactaagaatcgttgaatagtaaaaacttacctcgtgctattctgtttctcggtactgcagcattcggcttcgattcttggttatgactgtaccgacccctgctgacctgacattCAGttgtcggtgctgggcggattgcaggtttcaggcgctttttactcgcatttttaaacgttaattactggaaaacaaagccgcaaacgctatttcattattcttaattttcgtcttattttgatccctagaatcaccccttaaaattttgtccacctattgtcgaacaccctgtatatcagaTCTAGCTGTTTTCAGTAAAGGTTGGTCGCTCAAAATGGACTTGGTacgcttttttattttattaattagtcgCTGGAAGCAGACTTGGCCCGTTTGTTTTCACAAACAATGATTTGCTCAAAGCAGAAATTGCCCGTTTCTTTATattcgctcaaagcagaattGGCCCGTTTGTTTTGTTAGGAAATAGGTTATGATAAAATGAATCCTTTagatatatttttgttattaatccTTTATTGTACGCTCTTGGAGGAGACACCTTTCAATATGACTTTCACGAGAGAACTAACTCTGCAGCCAAACGAGAACCGACCGCTAAAAGCCTCTCTTGTGTTTATACGAGGCCCTATCGCATCTTTAtgtaacgacccgctaagaagacccagcacctttttcatttcattattattattataatttatttttagtttaaattttgtacaaaatggttaatttaatttttatgtttaattgagtttataaaaaaagtaattagtttgatttgtattatatttcttataataaataattttcattaatcgataatatagtctgattgaataagtcgataagcgattagttggtaagtcggtcggtaagttgattatcgataaatgatcgacaaacgaatgcatacgcgccagcgcaaccccgatgatctcgcggtggggtgagattctagagtagggtgatcgcatagactaaggagcaggggtgctcggccgtcacgtgatggggaattccagaaaattagaggaaccctataatgaaaaaaagcgctgagtcagcagaatctgactataaatagaggcgttgcacgcagagtcagatcagatcttccctggcttcggtcagatgcagacaatactctggaagtagaggaaaagcttgcgctgaattgcttaggcaactatagagcgcgagattagctctatccttctctttcagtggtgacgtacgagagttcggatctgtggacaccctactcatggtacgcaacgtgttgaacacgtgctaatactaagccacacgttcaagtgtaaagagctagcgagaagcggagctccttgagcaggcctgtattagcatagctctggctagaccagaaaccgattgcgacctgtaggtatagtccgctcgtgtccgaaggtatcatacaagctactagaatatagttttccagtacttagtgtaacttggcaaattgtacagagtattggctgtgttcgaagatcaagtcgcgtgattattacttattacttactaacaactaatcatatattttccactgtatttcactatctagggcgtacctattataatttcttattgtatttcatattctagccgtacctattgttatacttaatattatacttaaagtaattatagttaatttacttacttgaataaaagataatctTAGCTTGATACATTAAtattggatttcactccttaaggtgatgcgagcgtcgagaccgaactccgaattccgcgttggtaaaacagtcaacgtttcatcgaaaattaggccgaacaaaaactgatttaagcgccacctcaattattGCATCCatctaacggcatgctattctacatcacttttcgcatacatctaaatgacacacggatgctacgatagctatattatgtacgccaccgccaaagtataaaatacgatactgcatacatcacctaggaaatgtatgaatgacctaactccttcagccaaatattatatatacatttattgtaatataacataaccaaggtAAGCCTGTATGTACATCGttagtacagtaatgcttcgaaataagcaagtggtctctgcttcgaaataagcaagtcgctatcccctcttctttgtttgaagtcgcccgcaaagtgagaggtacgagaaacgagtgagaggtccatgaaagcgcgaagccgatgtttagggtaataaatttcacgctcgactgagcggtgacatcggttagtagaagaaggacggaatatatataatgctttctcagtctggtatatttgcttcgaaataaagcatagtgcgagaatgagagggcatgttatattctatccttgtccaaaaaataacatcgctgctcggctgatcactttatgatttgccgctacctcggatctctcactcgtttctcgcgttctctatcgtcccgtttcgagaacaaagtcaagccgaatagctacttgcttcgaaataagcaactgttcggtcccgagccacttgcttatttcgaagcattactgtacataCACAGGATAAGTaataggggaataaatgacaagaatgtaagtagataatgaaaatatttattataaaaattaactaatactaatacttataatactaatactaatactaatactaataataatataataataagtataataataataataaaataatgaaaatataaatacaataataataaaatgaaatgaagaaaaatatacaataatactaaaatgaaaaaagagaatACAATAAtgttgaaacaaattttttaatgttttcctgaaataaaacaaatcatatttttatattatctttctcattattacatattatacatatattatcgtcGTACTTACTTCAAATGTGCCGCCTACACTCGCAGCATCGGCCCGGCACCTGGCACTTgcaatatacagtaaaagctggatatatgcaacaaacattgggacccagacgttgcatatatccagtcgaggtgtcgaatctcgggttacacgcgacgagcagccaagcgtgaacgtagaaaaggacagacagtggcggaaaaagagaggtccgatgatcaaaggaaagagccgaaacgtatcggtgtgactaatactaattgaatcaaaaaacttttttatttttgactttttttaaatgaaacttatactagcgcattggtgagatttttgtgattaaagtgggaccaaacacgatatagtttgaattataattacttgctaaaattgatgttaaaagttggcgaaaagcaaaggacgattggaaatgaaaaccggttgcggtgtcggctcgggtttcaaatgttgcatatatccaaccgaggtgtcgattctgggcatttaatgttgcatatatccagccgaggtatcgattctgggcatttaaacgttgcatatatccagccaaacttttgttgcatatatccagcttttactgtactctACTGCGGCCCGCACCGCAGTTATGCGGAATGCATCCGCATGGGCCGGCAGTACAGTAATTGCTGCCGTGTCCGCGACCGGGCCTTGCCTCCCGCCTTAATCGGTTGATTTCACGGCGGTGTTGCCGTATTATTCTCTGTCTTTCTCTCCTGTAtgtctggaaaaataaatatgttattattcataaacagtgGATAGAAGAAGGAAGTAACATAGAAACATGAacgtaaaaaaacgacttacgataTACTCATCTGGCTCGTATAAATCTACTAGCGGTGATCGGTGATAATTTTGCGGCTGCTGTGCCTGTGCCGTCTGTTGTGgctggaaaaaaaatattatgttattatatataaataaagaatatcaGAAATCGTACAAACAGGAACGTAAAAAAAACGACTTAAGATATATCCAGCATGTTGTTTTATATGTTGTAACTGttctattttcatttgtatttcaTGTATTtgctgctgcagctgcagcagcgGGTCCGGCTGCAGTTTCCGCGGTTCTTGTGGCTGCGGTTGCGGTTGCCTCGGTTCCTGCGGCTGCGACTGCGGTTGCCGCGGTTCCTGCGGCTGCGTCCGCAACCGCAGTTGTTGTAcctgttgctgcagctgcaacAGCATTTCCGGCTGCGGTTGCGTTGcttcttttttatcatctttagcatctaaaaaaaattgaataatatggGTGATACTCCGTAAGACAaaagcgtgaatgtgttagtgaatgtatgcgtggccaacttcactgcgacaaataTAACAGACGATTATTCTAATGCAGGAATTCTTGCAGAAACCGTTGCAATAGtcgtctgtttcattgtctctGGGATACGCgtctagaaaaggcaattttctaactttttcatttcaacctgtgatgaaagtttaaaatatgacatttgtaaaaaatatgttatgtgtatgctaaaaattttaatcgagatcggtcaatgcactgagaagttacaagcaatttatttctgaaaatcgtgacttttcatctaagaagtcgcaattctctgaaatttttgaccgatctcgattgaATTTTTAGCGTCctcataacatattttttacgagtcatattttaaattttcatcacaggctgaaatgaaaaagttagaaaattgccttttctagacgcgtgtccaagagacaatgaaacagacgactattgcaacggtttctgcaagaattcttgcaataattgttggaataatcgtctgttatatttttcgaaattttaagcatgcacataacttatttgaatctacgaaagacatattttaaattttcattataggctcacataaacccactgtatatgagacaaataaaaaaatatttttgttacaaatggTCACCTTATTATAATTATCAATGACACTCACGAAgtaaagaaaacaagaaacacTTACTGTCTCCTTGTAAATCCATTTTACAATCCTCGGAAACAGTCCTTCCGCTCCAAGTTCAACGACGCCagtgaaattggaaaacgagagcgcgttggcgtttcgtttctttttagaGCGTTGCCATGGCTGTcgttgttatttatttatttctaacaaaaagGCCTCTTCGCATAGAagccatacatatatataagacaTCTTCGCATAGaagacatacatacatatatattattgataaaatttccaagcatttgtgaaaaaaataaccacaaatgggaaataaaaaaaataccaggAGAAGACTCTCCCTCAAAAAAgcttatagaaaactgtaagtgctaacaatttatatgtacatttcagtAACTTGTGGGAATTGTCCTACATTCGTTTTACTTTGCAGGCGACGGAAAGAATGGGAATCGTCGACAACGACGATTCAAGCTGATGCAGTTTTCTTagacaaatatttcaaaaataaagatgatgcggGGCGCATCCCAGAATGGAAAAACGTCCTattcttaaaaaataaagatgatgcggggcgcatcccagaatcgaaaaacgtcctattcgcaaaaaatgaagatgatgcggggcgcatcccagaatcgaaaaacgtcctattcgcaaaaaataaagatgatgcggGGCGCATCCCTGAATCGAAAAACGTCCTATTCGCAAATAAGGATTTTGGGCGCATATCACAAAACGTCCTTCGCGAAAACGACGAAACTGTCGTTGTACAATGCGATTCTACAAGTGTGAGACCCACTGTAGTagtacaaaacgtcctggacgatagcgacgacaatctcgtcgtagacgtcggacacgaAGATATGGGACGTATTTCTGAAAATGTGCCAGAtggccgccgcattgttgacgttcagttcttttggaatgaaatacatagaacgttcgacaatcatgcgcgaggtattgaatgtcattttcgcgattggaaaatgatcggtactcgccagcatgggtgtctgacacagtttttcttcaagtgccaaatgtgcaattacgaagatactgtttggtcggaacctatgaattcagatataatgaatgtaaatgaggccacgacaaccgcgactgttacagtcggaatcggctatgcacaattagaagaattatgcgccgccctgaacatgcccttcatggctgaaacgacgtaccggaggtaccgtgaaaaacttgtagatcagtttatgaaaagcgcaatgcataccatgcaggcagccggtgaagaagaaagacgattagcttttgaaaacaatgaagtcgtcgacggtatcccatatataactgtcatagcggatggtagctggatgaaaagatcgtatggcacgaattataattcactttccggtgtcggtgccattgtaggtttccgcacaggaaaagttctgttcatcggcatacgcaataaatactgcacaatatgtgatatagcagaacgaaaagctacatccccaaaatatcataaatgttataaaaactatgatcgttatgccagttctagtagcatggaaagtgatgctattgctgaaggtttcaaacgcagcattgaaatgcatggattgatatatagaacggttgttgccgacGGTGATAGTAACGTATATCATACTATTGTaaataacagaccttaccgagagcaaaaagtaaccgttaaaaaaattgagtgtaccaatcacttacttcgtaatttatgtaaaaagttgagacacgttgctgaaaaaacgcaaacgaagggtcacagagatcgtggctttgttgcgtaccgaaatataattaaaaaaaatattttaaatattcgtagagctgtcgttttagcagtcaatgcgcgaaaacaagaaacagggcctcagcatatcaaagctagagaacttcagaaggacattttaagtattcctagccatatatttggtgagcacaaggagtgcaatagccgcagccatacgtgtatgcgtgatgaaaacagagctgagaaaaattacgttccatctttgaaattgtaCGGTCTGTACatcgaagtcgagaaagccatacgattcctcagtttctattcggatagtttgttaatggatgtgacaaacaatcccgcagaaacatttaattcaattatctgcaaagagattggtggaaaacgtattaattttggtgcaagaggttcctacaatgctcgagttgcaggagctgttacgcaatacaatacgcaacaagtacttacagaaatgcataagaacatgtgtaaaaccgttccaCCACTAGTACagagattggaggaacggcggcagagaaaagttgcgaaaacgaaagaattgcgaatgacccatggcaagagaaggaaatttaagtcggtgcaaggaacggataaatattatggtccaaactcgcaaagaccagatcttccgagtgatatgctgcttcaacttcgcaaggaacattttgaaaagcttgctgacaatgcaaaaaatcgtacaataatagaaacgaacacaagagagcaaaacgattcagatttatggagagctttaaaagaggaaatgctaactgcttcgaattttggagcagtatgtcgcatgagacaaacaacgtcctgcgcagcaatggtgaaaaacattttatatcctacacctgtcgataccgctgctatgaaatacggccgcgataaagaacacattgcaagaaaagacgtagcgaacgcaatgaaaacaagaattccaacttgtggattgttcattgatcgcgacattccatacttgggtgcctctcctgatggacttatcgacgatgacggtttactggaactgaaatgcccacaatctgctgagaatttgacagcgatagacgcaatagaaacaatacgtcacttacgaaacatcttcgataagagaaatatacaagaaatgaataggaagcaccagtatttctaccaagtacaaggtcagttgcatataacgcagcggaagtactgtattttcgctatctggacacctaaaagcatacatatgatccacgtaaatagagacgacgcgttttggacaaatcatatggaacctttcctaacgcgtttctacgaagaatgcatgcttccggaaatattggacagccgccacaatagacacatgcctattagaaatccagaatacatactacgggcaaaagaagacgcatcaattcaaaaatctagtagaaaaatcgcaaaaaaacgt
This Osmia lignaria lignaria isolate PbOS001 chromosome 9, iyOsmLign1, whole genome shotgun sequence DNA region includes the following protein-coding sequences:
- the LOC143305680 gene encoding uncharacterized protein LOC143305680; amino-acid sequence: MDSVNEGVAVVSVMLMKELRNEDVAAFRNIFRLSPDQFDVLLQKVHPLIEKKCTNMREPLSSKLKLEITLRYLCSGDSFSSLIYLFRVAILKEYLQVPSTFEKWERIQREHRWNFPNVIGTLDGKHINISLPISSGSDYYNYKGKYSIVLMALIYKGRFSDGEIFWNSSFYTALTENSLNILENGIIVADDAFSRARRVVENAFGILTATFRIFENDIKLQPEKVEKIIFAACSLHNWLRTCKDENYWPQEIVDREDTEFGQIISGHWRQITRGLTNVHADRFAHNPARHAINEYCEYFNGVGAVP